A section of the Marmota flaviventris isolate mMarFla1 chromosome 19, mMarFla1.hap1, whole genome shotgun sequence genome encodes:
- the C19H16orf90 gene encoding uncharacterized protein C16orf90 homolog, whose translation MQPAGQCESHWLGQLLAGGYLPQPEGSAWPLDLPQGTLGPGNNHCSALLEAQLPRDSLGDTASSSSMDPAKGAPAQPGPPEGLGLRPKRSWGALEEAMCPLCKRTRSGALERP comes from the exons ATGCAGCCTGCTGGCCAGTGCGAGAGCCACTGGCTGGGCCAGCTTCTGGCTGGGGGGTACCTACCACAGCCTGAGGGCTCAGCCTGGCCCTTGGACCTTCCACAGGGGACTCTGGGCCCAGGTAACAACCACTGCTCAGCCCTTCTGGAAGCCCAACTACCCAGGGACAGCCTGGGAGATACAG cttccAGTTCCAGCATGGACCCAGCCAAGGGTGCCCCTGCCCAGCCAGGTCCCCCTGAGGGCTTGGGGCTCAGGCCCAAGAGGTCCTGGGGAGCCTTGGAGGAGGCCATGTGTCCCTTGTGCAAGAGAACCCGCTCTGGGGCCTTGGAGAGGCCATAG